Proteins encoded in a region of the Elizabethkingia bruuniana genome:
- a CDS encoding phage virion morphogenesis protein, protein MAKSLEEILAKKKERLAQTFRDLPAIIGNEVVNFTLENFEKQSWQGDSFEPWEKRKNPTAWGKKDDTGRALLVKSGKLKRSIRIASIQADKVTIAVGGADVPYARVHNEGFKGTINQQVKEHIRRGKNFKNIKVSAFNRTIQQNIPKRQFIGSEEQSPVLKERIKKVCLDEIKKAME, encoded by the coding sequence ATGGCAAAATCATTAGAAGAAATTTTAGCAAAAAAGAAAGAAAGGCTAGCCCAGACCTTTAGAGACCTTCCGGCTATTATCGGAAATGAAGTGGTCAATTTCACCTTAGAAAATTTTGAAAAACAAAGCTGGCAGGGTGATTCTTTTGAACCATGGGAAAAACGGAAAAATCCTACAGCATGGGGAAAGAAAGACGATACAGGGCGAGCATTACTCGTTAAATCTGGAAAATTAAAGAGAAGTATCAGGATTGCGTCCATTCAAGCTGATAAAGTAACCATTGCAGTAGGTGGTGCAGATGTTCCGTATGCACGTGTACACAATGAGGGCTTTAAAGGCACAATAAATCAGCAGGTGAAGGAACATATCCGAAGAGGTAAGAACTTTAAAAATATAAAGGTTTCTGCTTTTAACAGGACTATTCAGCAAAATATACCAAAGCGTCAATTTATCGGATCAGAAGAACAATCCCCGGTACTTAAAGAACGTATTAAAAAAGTATGCCTTGATGAAATAAAAAAAGCAATGGAATAA
- a CDS encoding RNA-directed DNA polymerase yields MKRLNNLYEKIISIENLMLADEKAQKGKANRYGIMLHNKNKENNIMKLNTQLRMKSYKTSEYSVFKVYEPKEREVYRLPFFPDRITHHAVMNILEPIFVSTFTADSYSCIKGKGIHAASFAVRKALKNVEKTTYCLKLDVEKFYPNIDHEILKTLLRRKFKDTDLLWLLDEIIDSAPGLPIGNYLSQFLANFYLTYFDHWIKEKKSVKYYFRYADDLVILSDSKEYLHQLLKEIETYFKERLKLTVKNNWQVFPVSKRGIDFVGYKHYHSHVLLRKSIKKRFARMLKKRPNKASIASYKGWTKHCDSKNLLKKLGCSTLAN; encoded by the coding sequence ATGAAAAGATTAAACAATCTATACGAGAAAATTATCAGCATCGAAAATTTGATGCTTGCTGATGAAAAAGCCCAGAAAGGAAAGGCTAACAGATACGGCATTATGCTGCATAATAAGAATAAAGAAAATAATATTATGAAGCTTAACACCCAGTTACGTATGAAAAGCTATAAAACATCTGAATACTCAGTGTTTAAAGTGTATGAACCAAAAGAGCGTGAAGTATACCGTCTGCCGTTCTTCCCTGATAGAATTACACATCATGCAGTAATGAACATCTTAGAGCCGATATTCGTTTCAACTTTTACTGCTGACTCTTATAGCTGTATAAAAGGAAAAGGTATTCATGCAGCTTCTTTTGCAGTACGCAAAGCTTTAAAAAATGTCGAAAAAACTACCTATTGTCTAAAATTGGATGTTGAAAAATTTTATCCAAACATCGACCACGAAATACTAAAAACATTACTACGAAGAAAATTTAAAGATACTGATCTGCTTTGGTTGCTGGATGAAATTATAGATAGTGCGCCGGGGCTTCCTATTGGTAACTATTTAAGTCAGTTTTTAGCAAACTTTTACTTAACCTATTTCGATCACTGGATCAAAGAAAAAAAATCAGTAAAGTATTATTTCAGGTATGCAGATGATCTGGTTATTTTATCTGATAGTAAAGAATATCTGCATCAGCTTTTAAAAGAAATTGAAACCTACTTTAAAGAGCGTTTAAAATTAACAGTAAAAAATAACTGGCAAGTATTTCCAGTATCAAAACGAGGAATTGACTTTGTAGGCTACAAACATTATCACTCGCACGTTTTACTACGTAAATCAATCAAAAAACGTTTTGCCCGAATGCTCAAAAAAAGACCAAACAAAGCTTCAATTGCTTCTTATAAAGGTTGGACAAAGCATTGTGATTCAAAAAACTTACTTAAAAAACTGGGATGTTCAACTTTAGCGAATTAG
- a CDS encoding DUF3164 family protein, which yields MKTIDLTTVSAEALEAALAEKKEAERLAREKQRTDYEALKKETIEELAPIAEDIHLQLMRYKSKAFSQLGALYELLQVYSKRHQDGKGNFEISNEDYKIQFKRQGKGTFDERSHQAEQHIIDFINNRFGGDEDTRDFIMLCLERKKGALDVDQVQKLYSMEDRFNDENWKEGIKLLKESYSFIHSKDYVTVSKKERNGAWKPLVLNFSSL from the coding sequence ATGAAAACAATCGACCTTACAACAGTTTCCGCAGAAGCATTAGAGGCGGCACTGGCAGAAAAGAAAGAAGCTGAAAGGTTGGCACGTGAAAAACAGCGTACTGACTATGAAGCCTTAAAAAAAGAAACCATTGAAGAACTGGCACCAATTGCTGAAGATATTCATTTGCAATTGATGCGATACAAGAGTAAAGCATTTTCCCAGCTTGGCGCATTGTATGAACTTTTACAAGTCTACAGTAAACGCCATCAGGATGGAAAAGGAAATTTTGAAATATCTAATGAAGATTACAAAATTCAATTTAAACGCCAAGGCAAAGGAACCTTTGACGAGAGATCACACCAAGCAGAACAGCACATTATAGACTTTATTAATAATCGTTTTGGTGGTGATGAAGACACCAGAGATTTCATCATGTTATGTCTGGAAAGAAAAAAGGGTGCTTTGGATGTAGATCAGGTACAGAAGCTTTATTCCATGGAAGACCGTTTCAATGATGAAAACTGGAAAGAAGGAATTAAGCTTTTAAAAGAGAGTTACAGCTTTATTCATAGTAAAGATTATGTGACTGTCTCTAAAAAAGAGCGAAACGGAGCATGGAAGCCTTTAGTATTAAACTTTTCTTCATTGTAA
- a CDS encoding phage minor head protein: MAYEWINALEDIYRNKGNDGSINKPIVTKTTRELVKPIDNVFGQKIDYDSPDYVMREMLKKNVWKFAVAKNYNDCVKLSNLLLRPDGSVRPWNEFKREAQLVVGTSNRYLRTEYDTIVASAQMSRLWQEIQQDKHIFPYVQFDVVMDDHTSEICSPLHNVIMSVDDKRLIYFFPPNHFNCRTTLRKLRNGTPTPDVELPEIPEAFKNNVALSGEIFTDKNAYIENTPKKVLAMSDEFANRWQKYEQFLNDKNYQEVQFGKDGGLKAIHIGHNFNKITGKYEKLVQDLFFQKGDEIILTNESSNIPGKKVDGLLNGESFDISSIMGTGKNTIKRALNHSKDKEAKIAILYFPNSDAFNIEWLGNSIRMYNGQTSYRFDKIIYIVEDKVYYYP, encoded by the coding sequence TAAAACCAATAGATAACGTATTCGGACAAAAGATTGATTATGATTCTCCGGATTATGTTATGCGGGAAATGCTGAAAAAAAACGTCTGGAAGTTTGCTGTAGCTAAAAACTATAATGACTGTGTAAAGCTTTCAAATCTTCTTTTGCGTCCTGATGGAAGTGTTCGCCCATGGAATGAGTTTAAAAGAGAAGCGCAGCTCGTTGTTGGAACCTCAAACCGATATCTGAGAACAGAATACGATACAATTGTAGCATCGGCACAAATGAGCCGTTTATGGCAGGAAATACAACAGGATAAACATATTTTTCCTTATGTACAGTTTGATGTCGTAATGGACGACCACACAAGCGAAATATGCAGTCCGTTGCACAATGTTATTATGTCGGTTGATGATAAAAGATTAATATACTTTTTCCCACCGAATCACTTTAATTGTAGAACAACACTCCGGAAGCTAAGAAACGGTACGCCTACACCTGATGTTGAGTTGCCGGAAATACCGGAAGCTTTTAAAAATAATGTTGCCCTGAGTGGTGAAATTTTCACAGATAAGAATGCTTATATCGAAAATACCCCTAAAAAGGTTCTGGCTATGTCAGACGAGTTCGCAAACCGCTGGCAGAAATATGAGCAGTTTTTAAATGATAAAAACTATCAGGAAGTACAATTTGGAAAGGATGGAGGATTAAAAGCAATTCACATCGGTCATAACTTCAATAAAATAACCGGAAAATATGAGAAACTAGTTCAGGATCTTTTTTTTCAAAAGGGTGACGAAATTATTCTGACAAATGAAAGTTCTAATATCCCCGGAAAGAAAGTAGATGGATTATTGAATGGAGAATCATTTGATATTAGCTCTATAATGGGTACAGGTAAGAATACAATAAAAAGAGCTTTAAATCATAGTAAGGATAAAGAAGCGAAAATTGCAATTCTGTACTTCCCAAACAGTGACGCTTTTAATATAGAATGGCTTGGTAATTCTATTAGAATGTATAACGGTCAAACTAGCTACCGCTTTGATAAAATCATTTATATCGTAGAAGATAAAGTTTACTATTATCCATAA
- a CDS encoding ATP-binding protein, producing the protein MNKTTKDQIMAAAELWMDEHNFSANEFSTETAVPANYLSYMRKSQYFITVSGKEVDIDDKYFRMVADVIGYNYGNKSHWTLKQTPQLNQMLSVLEDAEKFGYTNIIIGSTGCGKTYITDLFVKQNPKNRFKITVGSMDTIGDLLDKLGLAMRLPIAGSKSRKIHTITKELNRLRLNGRNPSVIWDESEYMKQATLCNIKEFHDHLNGKCALILIGTDQLKTKIEKLKNKNAAGMPQFYRRVKYGIRELKPIDTRYKEFLEGIEDKNLVKFLQRECENYGELHDVLVPALREAERLGEPVTENLVRKILNMPKQ; encoded by the coding sequence ATGAATAAAACTACCAAAGACCAAATAATGGCAGCCGCTGAGTTATGGATGGATGAACATAATTTTTCTGCCAATGAGTTTTCAACAGAAACGGCAGTACCAGCCAATTATCTGTCATACATGAGAAAAAGCCAGTATTTTATTACTGTAAGCGGAAAGGAAGTAGATATTGACGATAAATATTTTCGTATGGTTGCCGATGTAATCGGTTATAACTACGGAAATAAAAGCCACTGGACATTAAAACAAACCCCGCAGCTTAATCAGATGCTTTCTGTCTTAGAAGATGCTGAAAAGTTTGGATATACAAATATTATAATCGGTTCCACTGGGTGTGGTAAAACTTATATAACAGATTTATTTGTAAAGCAAAATCCCAAAAACAGATTTAAAATAACTGTCGGTTCAATGGACACTATCGGAGACCTGTTAGATAAATTAGGATTAGCTATGCGATTACCTATTGCTGGTTCAAAATCCCGAAAAATCCACACTATTACCAAAGAATTAAACAGATTACGACTAAACGGCAGAAATCCATCTGTTATTTGGGATGAATCGGAATATATGAAACAGGCAACATTATGTAATATAAAGGAGTTCCACGATCATCTAAACGGAAAATGCGCACTTATTCTTATTGGTACCGATCAGCTAAAAACAAAGATTGAAAAGCTGAAAAATAAAAATGCAGCAGGGATGCCACAGTTTTACCGCCGTGTAAAGTACGGAATCAGGGAATTAAAGCCAATTGACACCAGATATAAAGAATTTTTGGAAGGTATTGAGGATAAAAATTTGGTTAAGTTCCTTCAAAGAGAGTGTGAGAACTATGGAGAATTACATGATGTATTAGTTCCTGCACTTCGAGAAGCCGAAAGACTTGGTGAACCAGTTACCGAAAATCTAGTAAGAAAAATACTCAATATGCCAAAACAGTAA
- a CDS encoding conserved phage C-terminal domain-containing protein: MNTETITPEIEILNYFNEITGKRFKPIKSNTNPISARFKAGYTKEQMQEVIQLKTLEWKNNEVMAQHLCPTTIFRPSNFDKYVNQVETVKANPQQYKQYYEKLNKVYKPADDLGDIAAMYGD; this comes from the coding sequence ATGAATACAGAAACCATCACCCCAGAAATTGAAATACTAAATTATTTCAATGAGATTACAGGAAAGCGATTCAAACCGATAAAAAGCAATACAAACCCGATATCAGCAAGATTTAAAGCAGGATATACAAAAGAGCAGATGCAAGAAGTTATTCAGCTTAAGACCCTAGAATGGAAGAATAACGAGGTAATGGCGCAGCATCTATGTCCAACGACAATATTTCGCCCGTCCAACTTCGATAAGTACGTAAACCAAGTGGAAACAGTAAAAGCCAACCCACAACAATACAAACAGTACTATGAAAAGCTTAATAAAGTCTACAAGCCAGCCGACGACCTTGGCGATATTGCAGCAATGTACGGCGACTGA
- a CDS encoding DUF4468 domain-containing protein: MKKLLLFLTLSTIFVNAQTFQPDNGNYNKYGKQVYKIDTVMVSNQTKESVFSNSLAWLSNNFKDSRNVIETKDINLGEITFKCFYQEDFLTGVKKNGKDTYLPIKIFYTGKFLIKDKKYRIILTDLRYSYLTDSENNIDLSDDITYKYNKKQIDVSLSFYKIVLKDIVNYLNRKSDNDF, translated from the coding sequence ATGAAAAAGCTGTTATTATTTCTTACTCTATCAACAATATTTGTTAATGCACAGACATTTCAGCCTGATAATGGGAATTATAATAAGTATGGAAAGCAAGTATATAAAATAGATACTGTAATGGTATCTAACCAAACAAAAGAGAGTGTTTTTAGTAATAGTTTAGCTTGGCTTAGTAATAACTTTAAAGATTCAAGGAATGTTATAGAAACTAAAGACATTAATTTGGGTGAAATTACATTTAAGTGTTTTTATCAAGAAGATTTTTTAACAGGAGTAAAAAAGAATGGTAAAGATACATACCTTCCAATTAAAATATTTTATACAGGGAAATTTCTTATTAAAGATAAAAAGTATAGAATTATATTGACAGATTTAAGATATTCTTATTTGACAGATTCAGAAAATAATATAGACCTAAGTGATGATATCACATATAAATACAATAAAAAACAGATAGATGTATCTCTATCATTTTATAAAATAGTACTTAAAGATATTGTCAATTATCTAAATCGAAAATCAGACAATGATTTCTAG
- a CDS encoding ATP-dependent serine protease, protein MNKALSSTDILSKKYKLFDFDGKWYDAFDTPETSGVWFIWGNSGNGKTSFILELVKELSKFGRVLYNSLEEGTSHTMQNAWKRHRVHECGRKVQLICEDMQALDERLSRRKSPDIIVNDSWQYTNQTFQQYLAMKRKYPNKLFIFTSQADGKNPSGKSAVKVMYDASLKIWIEGFRAFSKGRYIGHNGGIYTIWDEGAQKYWGTTETK, encoded by the coding sequence ATGAACAAAGCCCTATCCTCAACGGATATTCTCAGTAAAAAATATAAGCTCTTTGACTTCGACGGAAAATGGTATGATGCCTTTGACACACCTGAGACTAGTGGCGTTTGGTTCATTTGGGGAAACTCTGGAAACGGAAAAACAAGCTTCATTTTAGAATTAGTAAAGGAACTGAGCAAGTTTGGTCGGGTTCTTTACAACTCCTTAGAGGAAGGAACCAGTCACACCATGCAAAATGCATGGAAACGGCACAGGGTTCACGAATGCGGGCGAAAAGTACAGTTAATATGTGAAGATATGCAGGCTTTAGACGAACGCCTTTCCAGACGTAAAAGCCCTGATATAATAGTAAATGATAGTTGGCAATATACAAATCAAACCTTTCAGCAGTATTTAGCCATGAAACGGAAATATCCAAACAAGCTTTTCATTTTCACCAGTCAGGCAGACGGAAAGAACCCGTCCGGAAAATCAGCAGTAAAAGTAATGTATGATGCAAGTTTAAAAATCTGGATTGAAGGTTTCCGTGCATTTTCCAAAGGTCGATATATCGGACACAACGGAGGCATTTACACCATTTGGGACGAAGGCGCACAAAAATATTGGGGAACAACCGAAACAAAATAA